TGCGTATAAATGTTGTCTAATGTATTAATAAAGTCCATGCCGAATCGCAATTCGTATTCTTTTCCGCCAATAGTTAGATTCATGTTTATTCCTCCTAAAAATAAAATAGAGCAGGCATTTCCTGCTCCGTCTATTATAAAAAGCCCTGTCGTAACGCTAAATTAACTCCAATACAACGAAACGCTATTATCTGTTACCGCTTCAACGTTTACGTTTACGGGCTTGTTAGGGTGTCGCTTCTGCCACTGTGTCTTTAAATGCATATTGAACAGCTTCTTGCTGTTCTTCCGTTAAAGTCGCCATACCGAATTGCGGTTCCAATTCAACGATGAAGTTAGATGACACAGCAGATTCATCCTCTGCCGATGCTGTTGGCTCCCAGCTATCCAAATAGCCTTGGCAATATACAGCGGGGTACTTACCCTCTTGATCTTTTAGTTCCTCATCTACCGTTACTTCCCATAATTCAAGCTTTTCACCTTTAAGTACAGATGTTTGTAACATATCGCTAACAGGATCATCTTTAGCTTGGATGGCGTCAATGGATACCTCTGTTTCTAATTCTCCAACCTTTACAACAGCACCATCTTTAGTAATTATTTTATCTAATTCTCTCGAATAAGAGAACGTATGTTCAGTCTGGAATACTAGTTTTGCAGCTTCTTTTGACTGATCTTTCAACA
The window above is part of the Virgibacillus proomii genome. Proteins encoded here:
- a CDS encoding phage major tail protein, TP901-1 family; the protein is MAEMQQGKNKILMFRLLKDQSKEAAKLVFQTEHTFSYSRELDKIITKDGAVVKVGELETEVSIDAIQAKDDPVSDMLQTSVLKGEKLELWEVTVDEELKDQEGKYPAVYCQGYLDSWEPTASAEDESAVSSNFIVELEPQFGMATLTEEQQEAVQYAFKDTVAEATP